In one Diabrotica virgifera virgifera chromosome 5, PGI_DIABVI_V3a genomic region, the following are encoded:
- the LOC114327172 gene encoding N(6)-adenine-specific methyltransferase METTL4 isoform X1 → MANLLDNRKKQNWSVKMSKIYENESGCLISHEKFINDIYTNLLDVPGRSYHINPNIFKIDTTYKTSGQSKSKRSKNVQPRNEFEDHRKEQDVVKFKYDNFLSACRNYFNNSSEELQSLTNNLALEAADVIQNNSENSVSDMNGANDGPAVVKEINGDKYVFPEKCEFYCKNVFDMDKHLHSRKFDLILLDPPWWNKYIRRKRKKSSDGYSMMYNEDLKNLPIGNLLSDDGLVAVWCTNSKQNLDALLNEVFPKWNVQFTAKWFWLKVTTRGEPICPFFDPPGKQPYERLVFGHRSRTTLLPEDGKLLVSVPSALHSHKPPLVDVLKEYLPENPRCLEVFARYLLPNWTSYGNEVIKLQHDSVFVLR, encoded by the exons AtaatagaaaaaaacaaaattggTCAGTTAAAATGAGCAAAATATATGAAAACGAATCAGGTTGTTTAATCTCCCATGAGAAATTCATCAATGATATTTACACAAACCTTTTAGATGTACCTGGAAGAAGCTATCACATAAAtccaaacatttttaaaatagacACTACCTATAAAACTTCTGGGCAGTCGAAATCCAAAAGATCTAAAAATGTACAACCAAGAAATGAATTTGAAGACCACAGAAAGGAGCAAGATGTAGTTAAATTCAAATATGACAACTTCCTCTCAGCATGTAGGAATTATTTCAATAATAGCAGTGAGGAACTACAATCTTTAACTAATAATTTGGCACTAGAGGCTGCAGATGTTATTCAAAACAATAGTGAGAACAG TGTTTCAGATATGAATGGAGCAAATGATGGTCCTGCTGTTGTcaaagaaataaatggagatAAATATGTGTTCCcggaaaaatgtgaattttattgcaaaaatgtTTTTGATATGGATAAACACTTACACAGTAGAAAATTTGACCTAATTTTGTTAGATCCACCCTGGTGGAACAAATATATTCGCAGAAAGAGGAAGAAATCATCAG ATGGATACAGCATGATGTACAACGAAGATTTAAAAAATCTGCCCATAGGTAACTTATTATCAGATGATGGGCTCGTTGCAGTATGGTGTACAAACTCAAAGCAAAATCTCGATGCCTTATTAAACGAGGTATTTCCAAAATGGAATGTGCAATTCACTGCAAAATGGTTCTGGTTAAAGGTAACAACAAGAGGAGAACCTATTTGTCCGTTTTTTGATCCTCCCGGAAAGCAACCTTATGAAAGGTTGGTTTTTGGCCACCGAAGCAGAACTACCCTTTTGCCCGAAGATGGTAAATTGTTGGTCAGTGTACCCAGCGCCCTACATTCCCACAAGCCTCCTTTAGTTGACGTTCTTAAAGAATATTTGCCGGAGAATCCGCGATGTTTAGAAGTATTTGCCAGATATCTTCTTCCTAACTGGACCAGTTACGGAAATGAAGTTATCAAACTTCAGCATGATAGTGTTTTTGTTTTAAGGTGA
- the LOC114327172 gene encoding N(6)-adenine-specific methyltransferase METTL4 isoform X3 has translation MANLLDNRKKQNWSVKMSKIYENESDVPGRSYHINPNIFKIDTTYKTSGQSKSKRSKNVQPRNEFEDHRKEQDVVKFKYDNFLSACRNYFNNSSEELQSLTNNLALEAADVIQNNSENSVSDMNGANDGPAVVKEINGDKYVFPEKCEFYCKNVFDMDKHLHSRKFDLILLDPPWWNKYIRRKRKKSSDGYSMMYNEDLKNLPIGNLLSDDGLVAVWCTNSKQNLDALLNEVFPKWNVQFTAKWFWLKVTTRGEPICPFFDPPGKQPYERLVFGHRSRTTLLPEDGKLLVSVPSALHSHKPPLVDVLKEYLPENPRCLEVFARYLLPNWTSYGNEVIKLQHDSVFVLR, from the exons AtaatagaaaaaaacaaaattggTCAGTTAAAATGAGCAAAATATATGAAAACGAATCAG ATGTACCTGGAAGAAGCTATCACATAAAtccaaacatttttaaaatagacACTACCTATAAAACTTCTGGGCAGTCGAAATCCAAAAGATCTAAAAATGTACAACCAAGAAATGAATTTGAAGACCACAGAAAGGAGCAAGATGTAGTTAAATTCAAATATGACAACTTCCTCTCAGCATGTAGGAATTATTTCAATAATAGCAGTGAGGAACTACAATCTTTAACTAATAATTTGGCACTAGAGGCTGCAGATGTTATTCAAAACAATAGTGAGAACAG TGTTTCAGATATGAATGGAGCAAATGATGGTCCTGCTGTTGTcaaagaaataaatggagatAAATATGTGTTCCcggaaaaatgtgaattttattgcaaaaatgtTTTTGATATGGATAAACACTTACACAGTAGAAAATTTGACCTAATTTTGTTAGATCCACCCTGGTGGAACAAATATATTCGCAGAAAGAGGAAGAAATCATCAG ATGGATACAGCATGATGTACAACGAAGATTTAAAAAATCTGCCCATAGGTAACTTATTATCAGATGATGGGCTCGTTGCAGTATGGTGTACAAACTCAAAGCAAAATCTCGATGCCTTATTAAACGAGGTATTTCCAAAATGGAATGTGCAATTCACTGCAAAATGGTTCTGGTTAAAGGTAACAACAAGAGGAGAACCTATTTGTCCGTTTTTTGATCCTCCCGGAAAGCAACCTTATGAAAGGTTGGTTTTTGGCCACCGAAGCAGAACTACCCTTTTGCCCGAAGATGGTAAATTGTTGGTCAGTGTACCCAGCGCCCTACATTCCCACAAGCCTCCTTTAGTTGACGTTCTTAAAGAATATTTGCCGGAGAATCCGCGATGTTTAGAAGTATTTGCCAGATATCTTCTTCCTAACTGGACCAGTTACGGAAATGAAGTTATCAAACTTCAGCATGATAGTGTTTTTGTTTTAAGGTGA
- the LOC114327172 gene encoding N(6)-adenine-specific methyltransferase METTL4 isoform X2 encodes MSKIYENESGCLISHEKFINDIYTNLLDVPGRSYHINPNIFKIDTTYKTSGQSKSKRSKNVQPRNEFEDHRKEQDVVKFKYDNFLSACRNYFNNSSEELQSLTNNLALEAADVIQNNSENSVSDMNGANDGPAVVKEINGDKYVFPEKCEFYCKNVFDMDKHLHSRKFDLILLDPPWWNKYIRRKRKKSSDGYSMMYNEDLKNLPIGNLLSDDGLVAVWCTNSKQNLDALLNEVFPKWNVQFTAKWFWLKVTTRGEPICPFFDPPGKQPYERLVFGHRSRTTLLPEDGKLLVSVPSALHSHKPPLVDVLKEYLPENPRCLEVFARYLLPNWTSYGNEVIKLQHDSVFVLR; translated from the exons ATGAGCAAAATATATGAAAACGAATCAGGTTGTTTAATCTCCCATGAGAAATTCATCAATGATATTTACACAAACCTTTTAGATGTACCTGGAAGAAGCTATCACATAAAtccaaacatttttaaaatagacACTACCTATAAAACTTCTGGGCAGTCGAAATCCAAAAGATCTAAAAATGTACAACCAAGAAATGAATTTGAAGACCACAGAAAGGAGCAAGATGTAGTTAAATTCAAATATGACAACTTCCTCTCAGCATGTAGGAATTATTTCAATAATAGCAGTGAGGAACTACAATCTTTAACTAATAATTTGGCACTAGAGGCTGCAGATGTTATTCAAAACAATAGTGAGAACAG TGTTTCAGATATGAATGGAGCAAATGATGGTCCTGCTGTTGTcaaagaaataaatggagatAAATATGTGTTCCcggaaaaatgtgaattttattgcaaaaatgtTTTTGATATGGATAAACACTTACACAGTAGAAAATTTGACCTAATTTTGTTAGATCCACCCTGGTGGAACAAATATATTCGCAGAAAGAGGAAGAAATCATCAG ATGGATACAGCATGATGTACAACGAAGATTTAAAAAATCTGCCCATAGGTAACTTATTATCAGATGATGGGCTCGTTGCAGTATGGTGTACAAACTCAAAGCAAAATCTCGATGCCTTATTAAACGAGGTATTTCCAAAATGGAATGTGCAATTCACTGCAAAATGGTTCTGGTTAAAGGTAACAACAAGAGGAGAACCTATTTGTCCGTTTTTTGATCCTCCCGGAAAGCAACCTTATGAAAGGTTGGTTTTTGGCCACCGAAGCAGAACTACCCTTTTGCCCGAAGATGGTAAATTGTTGGTCAGTGTACCCAGCGCCCTACATTCCCACAAGCCTCCTTTAGTTGACGTTCTTAAAGAATATTTGCCGGAGAATCCGCGATGTTTAGAAGTATTTGCCAGATATCTTCTTCCTAACTGGACCAGTTACGGAAATGAAGTTATCAAACTTCAGCATGATAGTGTTTTTGTTTTAAGGTGA
- the LOC114327172 gene encoding N(6)-adenine-specific methyltransferase METTL4 isoform X4, whose amino-acid sequence MANLLDVPGRSYHINPNIFKIDTTYKTSGQSKSKRSKNVQPRNEFEDHRKEQDVVKFKYDNFLSACRNYFNNSSEELQSLTNNLALEAADVIQNNSENSVSDMNGANDGPAVVKEINGDKYVFPEKCEFYCKNVFDMDKHLHSRKFDLILLDPPWWNKYIRRKRKKSSDGYSMMYNEDLKNLPIGNLLSDDGLVAVWCTNSKQNLDALLNEVFPKWNVQFTAKWFWLKVTTRGEPICPFFDPPGKQPYERLVFGHRSRTTLLPEDGKLLVSVPSALHSHKPPLVDVLKEYLPENPRCLEVFARYLLPNWTSYGNEVIKLQHDSVFVLR is encoded by the exons ATGTACCTGGAAGAAGCTATCACATAAAtccaaacatttttaaaatagacACTACCTATAAAACTTCTGGGCAGTCGAAATCCAAAAGATCTAAAAATGTACAACCAAGAAATGAATTTGAAGACCACAGAAAGGAGCAAGATGTAGTTAAATTCAAATATGACAACTTCCTCTCAGCATGTAGGAATTATTTCAATAATAGCAGTGAGGAACTACAATCTTTAACTAATAATTTGGCACTAGAGGCTGCAGATGTTATTCAAAACAATAGTGAGAACAG TGTTTCAGATATGAATGGAGCAAATGATGGTCCTGCTGTTGTcaaagaaataaatggagatAAATATGTGTTCCcggaaaaatgtgaattttattgcaaaaatgtTTTTGATATGGATAAACACTTACACAGTAGAAAATTTGACCTAATTTTGTTAGATCCACCCTGGTGGAACAAATATATTCGCAGAAAGAGGAAGAAATCATCAG ATGGATACAGCATGATGTACAACGAAGATTTAAAAAATCTGCCCATAGGTAACTTATTATCAGATGATGGGCTCGTTGCAGTATGGTGTACAAACTCAAAGCAAAATCTCGATGCCTTATTAAACGAGGTATTTCCAAAATGGAATGTGCAATTCACTGCAAAATGGTTCTGGTTAAAGGTAACAACAAGAGGAGAACCTATTTGTCCGTTTTTTGATCCTCCCGGAAAGCAACCTTATGAAAGGTTGGTTTTTGGCCACCGAAGCAGAACTACCCTTTTGCCCGAAGATGGTAAATTGTTGGTCAGTGTACCCAGCGCCCTACATTCCCACAAGCCTCCTTTAGTTGACGTTCTTAAAGAATATTTGCCGGAGAATCCGCGATGTTTAGAAGTATTTGCCAGATATCTTCTTCCTAACTGGACCAGTTACGGAAATGAAGTTATCAAACTTCAGCATGATAGTGTTTTTGTTTTAAGGTGA